A genomic region of Hydrogenobacter sp. contains the following coding sequences:
- a CDS encoding S8/S53 family peptidase — translation MVKRFLVFALTFSLLHAQTVLVPIPGQPQPKPQPQQSQGSGGSDLGAFLGGLLGVGLLFLLTKAVFSKPSKPQKMAFVPFEFIALHKAELPEDLKVIDRESFEGYTLSLIRWEEDSQKLEEKTKGKVLLLEPNYLYELYGNEGVLSNVESKEIAFPSTVVALLDTGVDENLLGHAILFVRNIRRDSYKSEKHGTAVAYLAHEQKGAKLAIYRVCSEGVCDGWSVAKALIDVFKEGIKIVNMSFGTDKEDKIVAFIIKGMSLKGFVFVAPVGNNSSDQLPFPARLEEVISVAGKPCFPERICIRAKAKEEYKDLHTPVGKVTGTSFSSAIHAGKMVSN, via the coding sequence ATGGTGAAAAGATTCCTTGTTTTTGCGCTCACCTTTTCTCTACTGCACGCTCAAACGGTCCTTGTCCCCATACCTGGACAGCCTCAACCCAAACCTCAGCCTCAGCAGTCGCAGGGAAGTGGAGGCTCGGATCTCGGTGCCTTTTTGGGTGGATTATTGGGTGTGGGTTTGCTATTCCTTTTGACAAAAGCGGTATTTTCAAAACCTTCAAAACCTCAAAAAATGGCTTTTGTTCCCTTTGAGTTTATAGCATTACATAAGGCGGAACTTCCAGAGGATCTAAAAGTGATAGATAGGGAGAGCTTTGAAGGTTATACGCTGTCGCTTATAAGGTGGGAGGAAGATAGCCAAAAACTTGAAGAGAAGACCAAAGGTAAGGTACTTTTACTTGAGCCAAACTATCTATACGAACTATACGGGAATGAGGGGGTTTTATCTAATGTAGAGAGTAAAGAGATAGCGTTTCCCTCAACCGTTGTTGCGCTGTTGGATACGGGAGTGGATGAGAACCTTTTGGGACACGCCATACTTTTTGTAAGAAATATAAGGAGGGATAGCTACAAATCGGAAAAGCATGGAACAGCTGTGGCTTATCTCGCACATGAGCAGAAGGGAGCAAAGTTAGCCATATACAGGGTATGTTCAGAAGGTGTGTGTGACGGCTGGAGTGTTGCGAAGGCTTTAATAGATGTTTTTAAAGAAGGAATAAAAATTGTAAATATGTCTTTCGGAACAGATAAAGAAGATAAGATAGTTGCCTTTATCATAAAGGGTATGTCGCTTAAGGGTTTTGTCTTTGTAGCGCCTGTAGGGAATAACTCATCCGATCAGCTTCCCTTTCCGGCAAGACTTGAAGAGGTAATATCTGTTGCGGGAAAACCCTGCTTTCCGGAAAGAATCTGTATTAGAGCAAAAGCAAAAGAGGAATACAAAGACTTACATACACCTGTGGGTAAGGTCACGGGAACTTCTTTTTCATCTGCGATACATGCAGGAAAAATGGTGTCTAACTAA